The Blastopirellula sediminis sequence GTTCCGCGCGGCGATCGCCAGCGACGAGCCGTATCGTCACGAGTTTGAAGTATCGACGACGCCACGCCGCATTTTGAGCTTGCAGGCGAATCGCTTGCCGGGCGATCCGTGCCCCGGCGTGGTGATGGTGCTGCATGACGTGACCGAGCTGCGGCGGCTGGAAAACATGCGCCGCGAGTTCGTCAGCAGCGTCTCGCACGAATTGAAGACGCCGCTGGCCGCGGTGCGGGCTTATACCGAGACGCTACAACTGGGCGCCGTGGAAGATGTCGAGAACCGCGGCTACTTCCTATCGCAGATCATGGACTCGGCCGATCGGCTGAACGACCTGATTCAAGATATGCTCCACTTGGCGCGGATTGAGTCGCGCGAGGAAGCGTTCGACATCACCGAAGTGCCGGTCGCCGGCGTGATCGAGAAGTGCCTCCATACGCAACGCGATACCGCCGCCGCACGTCAGATCGCGCTGCGGATCCATCCGCCGGACGAGGAGATCTCGGTGCTGGGGGACGAGGAAGGGGTTCGCACGATCCTGAGCAACCTGATCGACAACGCGGTGAAGTACACGTCCGAAGGGGGAACGGTCGACGTTGCGTGGGGTGAGGAAGGCTCGCACGTCGCGATCACGGTGAAAGACACCGGGATCGGCATCCCGCAGGCGGCGCTCGAGCGGATCTTTGAGCGGTTCTACCGCGTCGATAAGGCCCGTTCGCGGGAAATGGGAGGAACGGGGCTGGGGCTCTCGATCGTTAAACATACCGCCCAGGCGATGGAGGGCGAGGTGACCGTGCAAAGTCAGGTAGGGGAGGGAAGTACCTTTACCGTGCGGCTTCCCCGGGGATGATTTTTACAAATTAACGAAGTTGCTCACCTAGTGTTAACATGTTCTTAACGGGCCGTCGTTAATTTTTAACCCATCAGGAGATACGCCCCCCGGCTAAACAGCCGGCCCCCCCGATTGGAATCGCCCCGAATGAGCCGCCACTTGCAACGCGACCTGGACTCTCTCCATCGAGAGATTCTGTCGCTGTCCGGGCTTGTGGAAGAGATGATCGAGAAATCGATCCAGTCGCTGTTCAACCGCAGTTTTCCGCTGGCCGAAGAAGTAATCGCAGCCGATGAGCTGACCGACCAGAAGGAAGTGCTGATCGAAGAAGAGTGCCTGAAGATGCTGGCCCTTCACCAGCCGGTCGCGGTCGACCTGCGTCGCATCGCCACCGTGATGAAAGTGAACAACGACTTGGAGCGGATCGGCGACCTGACGGTCAACATCGCCGAGCGAGCCAAGTGCCTGGTCCAATACCCGAACTTTGAGATCCCGCGCCGCATGGAGCGGATGGTCGACATCACGCGCAAGATGGTCGCCGGAGCGCTTGACGCGTTCGTCGGGCTCGACAGTCAAGCGGCGATGAACGTACGTCATCTGGACGACGACGTCGATACGCTCAATCGCGAAATCATTTATGAGTTGCAAGAGCGGATGAAGGCCTCCCAAGCGGAGATCGAACCGGGCTTGCATTGTTTCTCGGCCAGCCGCCACATCGAGCGGATCGCCGATCACGCGAGCAACATCGCGGAAGACGTGATTTACCTGGTCGAAGGCGAAATCGTCCGGCATCAGCCGGGACTTTCGAGTTAGCAGGCATAGCCGACTAACGGCATCCAATACGCAACAGCCCTTTATTGCAACATAACGTTGAGGATTGACAACTGATGGCCCGTTTGAAGGTTCTTATCGTCGAAGACGACCGCTCTCTCGCCGACGTCCTGGCGTACAACGTGCGTCAAGCCGGATACGAAGTGATCTCGGCGTACGACGGCCAAGACGGACTGACCCAGGCTCAGATCAAAACCCCTGACCTGGTCATTCTCGACCTGATGCTGCCGGTGATCGACGGCCACGAAGTTTGCCGCCGACTGCGAGCCGATGCGTCGACCAAAGATATGATGATCCTGATGCTGACCGCCAAGTCGGAAGAGTCGGATCAGTTGATCGGCTTCTCGCTCGGCGCCGACGACTACGTCACCAAGCCGTTCAGCGTGAAGGTTCTGCTGGAACGAATCAAAGCCCTCGTTCGCCGCAAGCGTGGCGCCGACAACTCGCACGACGACGTGATCGCCAGCCAAGGGATCACGATCGATCGTCGCCGTCACCGTGCGACCGCCAGCGGTCGTCCGCTGCAACTGACCCGCAGCGAATTCCGCTTGCTCGAAACGCTGACCCGTCAGCCGGGCCGCGTCTTTGAACGCTCGGAGCTGATCGATGCCGCCCTCGGCGAAGATACCGTCGTGATGGAACGAACGATCGACGTCCACATTCGCGCCCTGCGTCGCAAGATGGCGGACGAAGCGGAACTGATCGAAACGGTTCGCGGCGTCGGCTACCGCTTCCGCGATCCGGGGGCCGTCACTGACACCACCGACGATGCCGACATCGACCACGCCGTCCAGCACTAAGGCGAAAATGAGCCCAAAAGAGCGATAGGCCAGCCCGCAAAGCTGGCCTATTTTCTTTCTATCGCCCCTTACCGCGGTTGAGCCGAATGCGAGGATTTTCTAAAATCGCTCGGTTCAGCTAACCCTTTTGAGATTAAATAGATATGGAACGCTCGCTCATTCTCCTGAAACCCGACTGCGTCCAGCGCCGTCTGATCGGCCGGATCATCAGCCGCTTTGAAGACAAAGGGCTGAACATCGTCGGCATGAAACTGATGCAGATCACCCCGGATCTGGCCAAACAGCACTACGCCGAACATGTCGCCAAGCCGTTCTACCCCGGCCTGGAAGCGTTCATCACCGCGTCGCCGGTCGTGGCGATGGTGCTGGAAGGTCTGGAAGCGATCCGCGTGATCCGCGACATCCTGGGCGCGACCAGCGGTCTGAAAGCGGCCGCCGGCACGATCCGCGGCGACTTCAGCAGCAGCCGCCAGATGAACCTGGTTCACGCCTCCGACGGCCCCGAAGCGGCCGCCCGCGAGATCAAACTCTACTTCACGGACGCCGAACTGTGCGACTGCACGCTCAGCCTGACCCCGTGGCTGCGAGCCGACGACGAGTAATCTCGTCGCGATAAACTCGCCCCAAAACAGCGATGCGGCGTCCTGACAGGTCGGGACGCCGTTTTCGTTTCTTGGCCTGTTGGGGACTCCAGGCTCGTAAAAATCCTTAGGCGGGCCGCCCCTCTTTGCTCCTAGTTCCGGCCGCCGCCGCGAAATGGGAGAATCTCTAGGAAATTCGCTTCGCTACGCAACCTTTGCCCCAGGGGGCTGGGTACGTCTATAGTGAACGATAGATTACGTGCCGACTGGGTGGAGCAAGCTGCTGGGTGCAGGTTTCGCCGGTCGCCTAACGGAGTGAAGATCTTGAACACGGATCGAATTGCCATCGCCGCTTTGTTGTCGCTTTCTCTCTCTTGGGTGAGCTTACACGCGGCCGAGCCGAATCCCAGCAAGCCGCTGGCCGAAAACATCTCGCTGCTTGACGCGACCGGCCAGATCCATCCGCTGGCGACCGTCTCCAAAAAGAAGCAGGCCCGCGTCTTCGTCTTCGTCACCGGCGAGTGCCCAATCTCCCGCAGCTACTTTCCGCTCCTTGGTCGGCTCGACAAAAAGTGGAACACGCCCGATAGCCCGGTCTCGCTGACCGCCGTCTGGGCCGACGTCACCGATACTCCGGCCGAGGTCCGCAAGTTCGCCCAAGAGTTCTCGGTCGATCTGCCGATCCTGATCGATCGCGATGGCGAGCTCGGCAAGCGTTTCCAAACCAAGTTTGTTCCGGAAGCGTTTGTGCTCGATAGCGAAGGCCAACTGGTCTATCGCGGCCGGATCGACGATATGTATCGCGAGATCGGTCGCAAACGTCCCGAAGCGACCGAGCATACGCTGGAAGACGCCGTCGCCGCGGTCGTCGCCGGTCAGCCGGTCAAGGAAGCGAAGACCGAAGCGGTCGGCTGCTTCTACGAATCATACGCTCCGCTGCCAGGCGAAGCGGCCGACGTCACCTATACCCGCGACGTAGCGCCGATTCTTTTCGCCAACTGCGTGCAATGTCATCGCGAAGGGGAGGTTGGTCCCTTCTCGCTGGTCACCTACGAAGACGCCGCCAAGCGGGCTCGCCAAATTTCACGGGTCTGCGAGTCGCGGCTGATGCCTCCCTGGAAAGTGGCTGAGCGTCACGGCGAGTTTGAAGGGCAGCGGACCCTGACCGACAAGCAGATCGAAACGCTCAAAGCGTGGGTCGCCGCCGATCGAGCGAAAGGGGACCCGGCCGACATGCCGGAACTGCCGAAGTTTCCGGAAGGTTGGTACTTGGGCGAGCCTGACTTGATCGTCGAGATGCCGATCGAGTTTGAAGTGCCGGCCGACGGCCCTGACCTCTATCAGAACTTTGTGATTCCGCTCGATGTGCCGGAAGACAAGTATGTCGCGACCGTCGAGTTCAAGCCGGGCGCCGCGAGCGTCGTCCATCACTCGCTCCTTTACCTCGACAAAAACGGCGCCGCGCGGAAGCTCGACGCTAAGACTCCAGAGCCAGGCTACGGCACCTTCGGGGGCCCCGGCTTTTTGCCGACCGGCAGCATCGGCGGTTGGTCGCCGGGCAAAACGCCGCGCAAGTTGCCGGAAGGTTTGGGACGCTTGCTCGGCAAGGGCTCGGACCTGGTGATGCAGATTCATTACCATCCGAGCGGCAAAGTCGAGAAAGATCGCTCGAAGGTCGGCATCTACTTCGTCGACAAGCCGAAGCAAGAGGCGTTCGCCCTGTGGACATCTTCCTTTCTGCATGACATTCCGCCTGGCGAAAGCGACTACAAGTTGAAAGCGGTCTACACGCTGACCGAAGACGTGACGATGCTCAGCATCATTCCCCACATGCACTTGTTGGGACAGACGATGAACGTGGTCGCCGAGTTGCCTGACGGTACGACTCGCGATCTGCTCCACATGCCGCAGTGGGACTTCAACTGGCAAGACGAATACGTCTACGCTGAGCCATTCTTCCTGCCGAAGGGAACCCGGATCGTCTCGGAAGCGACTTACGACAACTCCGAGAACAATCCGTCGAACCCCAGTTCGCCGCCGCAGCGCGTTACCTGGGGAGAAGAAACGAACGACGAGATGCTCTACTGCTTCTTCCTGGTGACGACGGAGAAGAAAGAAGTGATCGAGCCGATGGTCGTCGACCGACTGACCCGCGAAGGAATCGACCGCGCGGCGGCTCGTCTGCGGCTGAAAATGGCCTACCCCAGCGGACAGCTGAAATTATCGAAATAGACAAGGTAGGGTGCGTCTGGACGCACCACGCCCTGCTAGAATCTTAAGGTATCGATTCGCGTGGTAACGCAATTGCCTCTTTAATTGCACTACCATGCTTTGCACCTCATGCCCATCCCCGGCGCGTCCAGACGCACCCTCCCCAAGCTTCTCACAAAGGCCCCGTCATGCTGCGCAAGATTTCGGTTCCAGCGTTGTTCGCCTTGTTGGTCTTCCTTGTGGCGCCGCTGTCGGCCGAGTTGCCAAAAATCGAACGGGACGTCGTCTACGGCACGGTCGGCGACTTGAAGTTGCTCGCTGACGTTTACTCGCCGGCCGAAGAGTCGGACGAGCCGCGGCCGGTCGTCTTGTTGATTCATGGAGGGGGGTGGCGCGGCGGCAACAAGACGGCAGGGGCTGAAGTCGCCCTCGGAAATGCGCTGGCCAACCGCGGCTTCGTCGCCGTCAGCATCAGCTATCGTTTGGTCAAAGATGCCGGCAACGGCAAGTTCGTCAACCAATGGCCCGCCGCGATTGACGATTGCCGTCAGGCCGTTTGCTGGATTCGTGAGAACGCCGAGAAGCTGAACGTCGATGCGACCAAGATGGGCGCCGCCGGCGATTCGGCCGGAGGTCACCTCGTCTCGCTCCTCGGCACCACCGACGCCGCAAAAGAAGGCGAAACGTCGACCCGCGTCCAAGCGGTCGTCAACATCTACGGCCCCGGAGACCTGACGAAGGATTGGACGAAGTACGAGATCAAAGCGAACGTCGCCGTGCAGGGGATGATCGACAACTTCCTCGGCAAAGGAAACGAGGAAAACCAGAAGGCTGCTTCCCCAACGCTGCATGTCGACGACGAGAGCGCCAGCTTCCTGATCCTGCAAGGAGGAGAAGACCAACTCGTCCCGCCAGAACAGACGAAAGCGCTGCACGACGCCCTCACCAAAGCCGGCAGTTTTTCGGAGTTCGTCCTCTACGAAAAAGATGGTCACGGCTTCGGCCCAAACACGGCGCTGCGAGCGCTGGCGAAATCGATCGAGTTCTTCGAGCGTGAGTTGAAGGCGGTTCCTGCGACCAATTAGCGGCGGAATCGACGATTCTTTGGTAAGGTGCGTCCGTACGCACCATACCGAAAGATACGACCGTGGACGAGTGTTTGCCGGCAAAACGCCTGCTCGACAAACTGGCCTGTTCTTCCACAGAGGATTCGCCAGAGCGTCATGTCTTCGACCTGCCATGTCGTCCCGACGTCGGCGGGACGTTTCTCATCGTTTGGATCTATGTTCCAGTGAATAGGTTGATCCCGGCGCTGGTGGAGCGTTTGGCGAAGGATTGCGTGAAGGCGACATCGCCGCTACTAAAAGATTCGTGGCTGGCTCCCCGCTCCCATCGCGATATTCGCGGCGTTCAGATTGCGTTTGGCAATTGGGAAACGCGATACGGGAAACGGGTATGCGTTGATGTGCGGAGAGATGCCAGCGAGGAGTTGCTGAGTCAACCCTCGGCGTGGTTCGCGTCGGAGCATGTAGGTGAGGGCGTTTCCGTTTATTGGTACAAACGCACCTACTATCTGACTTCCTGTTCATCGATCTGATATAGCCAGCATATCCCATTGGATCGAAGGGCGAAGTTGAGCCCGTATAGCTGCATGGCGAACAAGCCCAGGATCAAGGCCTGCATCCCGTAAGAATCGGCAAGTCCACTGTCGAGTTGTCGCCCGATCAGATAGTTTGCGACCACTCGCAACAGCGGAGCCCAGACCGCCGCGCCGAGACAAACCGCCGTAACGTACGATCGCCGCTGCCGGTCTTTAACGCATAGCGGCAAACCAACCGCGGCAAAGCCAAAGGCGCTTGTTGCGGGAAACGCCCAGCAATCGATGAGCAACGCGACGTAACGTTGGCGGTAGTCGTCGCTCCACTCGGGGCTAGGTCGGTTCAATTCAAGAAAGAGCTTGTCCATTCCGGCAAGAAACGACTCCTTGTAGCAGGCCAGGGTGATTGCGACGCCGGCGACCATGGCGACCAGTTGCCAGATCGAAAACTTCCACCACGACCACTTCGCTTGGCGAACTACGCAAATAATGGCGACGGCGGTGTAATTGGCGATGATCGACATCAGCAGCAACTTGGCGAGCCAATGGTTATGTGGATCCCCAGGCGTCGCGCAGGAATAAGTGTTGGGAGAAAGTAAGTTCCAGGTCGAAATCGCCGCAAAGAGCATGCCCCACTTCAGCCAGAAGTTGATCCGAGCGAAACAGAAGAGGAAAGCGACGAAGCCGACTTGCGCAAAAGCCGAGACCTGAAACAGCGGCGTTTGCGGTAGAAGAAGCCAGATGGATAGGATCACAATCGCGACGATCATTGCGCCGATACGCGGCGGGAGCTTGGGAGGCGTTTCGATTGGCGATGGAGATATCATTCAGCTGTAGCGGAGAGTCGAACAGGGCTCTGATTTGACGGATTGCTGGCGTGCTCTAGTTTTGGCGCGACCGCAGCAAACTCAACTCTGCTCTCTTGTAAAAGCGATGCACCGGACCAATTCCGGATACCGGCTAGGAAATTCTAGTACTTCTGTCGGAACTTTCGCATCTCCCTGAATCGATTCAAAACCATCGCCCGCGAACAGGGCGATATTGCTGGCGAGCGCCGCGAGTAACACTTCGGCGTGAAAGCCGGTTTGATCGTTTCGGCGATAGGAAACCACCCGCTCGAAAACTTCGCGCGGCTCGGCGACATCCTCCGTCCAGTTGCGGTCGCTTCCTAAGATCGTCCAATCGCCAATCTGTTGGCAAATGACGAGGGCCCCCGGCATCGTTTGCAGATCGAGCAGCAACCGATTGGCGAGCGCCGTGGCGCTGGTGTCTCCGCCGGCGAGATACATCTCGGGACGCTCGCGGATATGTTCCAGCGGATCGACTATTTCGAGATCGGACTCGTCGTACATCGAGAAAAGATCCCCCAGATTAGTGCGGCGGCAGACTTGATTATACTTGGCTATTCTCCGTCGCCGATTTCACGCAGGGTGTCGCGTGACGAATCAGACCCAAATCCGGGGGATTCCCGCAACTCTTCCCAAACCCTCAAATTTCGCTTTAATTTCTTTCCCTGCTCGCCCCTTCATGGCTGCTTCGCATCGTGATAAATTGTCGCGATGAACGTCACCCCGATGATGCAGCAGTACCTCGAAGCGAAGGGAGTTTGCGGCGACGCGATCCTCTTCTTCCGGATGGGGGACTTCTACGAACTGTTTAATGACGATGCGAAAACTGCTGCGCGGGTGTTGGGGATGACCCTCACTAGCCGCGACAAAGGGGAAAACGCCACCCCGATGGCCGGCTTTCCGCATCATCAGCTCGACAACTATCTCGGCAAGCTGATCAATCTGGGCTATCGGGTAGCGATCTGCGATCAGGTCGAGAATCCCAAAGAGGCGAAGGGGATCGTCCGTCGCGAGATCACGCGGATCGTCACGCCGGGGACCCTAACCGACGACGCGCTGCTCGAGCCGCGGGAAAGCAACTATCTGGCCGCGGTTGCGCTGCCGGGCAAAAAGGAAACCGCCGCCGAGGTGGGCGTTGCCTGGGTCGAGATGTCGACCGGCCGCTTTTTTGCTGGGGTTTTTCCGACCGGCCGTCTCGGCGATCAGTTGGCCCGCATCGCTCCGTCGGAATGTCTTGTTCCGGAAGAGTCGAATGTCGTTCCGTCACACCTGCACGAGGCGATCCTGCTGACCTATCGCCCAGCTTGGGCGTTTGGGAAGGATGGCGCCCGGGAAGTGCTGAAGCGGCAGTTCGAGACCACAACCTTGGAAGGGTTCGGCTTCGGGGATGAGGATCAATTGGCCGTTTGTGCGGCCGGGGCGGTCCTTGAATACCTCGAAGAAACGCAGCGGACTTCGCTTCACCATATCGAGCGTCTGACGCCGTATCGCGCCAACTCGACCCTCGAAATCGACGAGGCGACCCGCCGTTCGCTGGAACTGACCCGCACGATGCGTGATGGTCGCCGCGACGGATCGCTGCTCGGCGCGATTGATCGCTGCGTGACGGTGATGGGAGGCCGACTCCTCGGCGATTGGCTCTCGAACCCGCTGACCGATCTGGAAGAGATTCAGCGCCGTTTGGACGGGGTTGAAGAGTTGGTGCAAGAGCCGGCGCTGGCCCGTGATCTGCGTGAGAGCTTAAAGGACGTTTACGACCTGGAGCGTTTGCTGGCCCGCGTGATGACCGGTCGCGCTTCGCCCCGCGATTTGGGTTACATCTGCCGGACGCTCGAGCGTTTGCCCCATATCAAAGCGAAGATCACCTCGCGCCGCAGCAGCATGTTGCGGGTGCTGGAGGAACGGCTCGATCTTTGCCCCGAGATCCGTGCGCAACTGAGCGCGGCCCTCGATGAGAGCTTGCCGATCTCGCCGCGTGATGGGGGCGTCATCCGCAACGGTTTTCATTCTGACCTCGATCACCTCCGCGGTTTGGCGGCCGGCGGCAAGCAGTGGATCGCCGAGTACCAGAAGAAAGAGATCGAGCGGAGCGGCATCGCCAACTTGAAGGTCGGCTTCAACAAGGTGTTCGGGTACTACCTGGAAGTGACCAACGTCAACCGCGAGCGGATCCCGGTCGACTACATCCGCAAACAGACGCTGAAGAACGCCGAGCGTTACGTCACGCCGGAGCTGAAAGAGTACGAAGAGAAGGTCCTCTCGGCCGACGAAAAGGCGAAGGACCTGGAGTACGACCTCTTCGTCCAACTGCGCGACGCCGTTCAGGCCGACGCCAAACGAATTCAACAAACCGCCGACGTGCTGGCGAACTTGGACTGTTTGTTGTCGCTCGCCGAACTGGCCCGCGAACGCAACTATTGCCGTCCGCAGGTCGGCGAGTCGTCGGTGCTGCGGATCCTCGACGGTCGTCACCCGGTCCTCGATCTGAAAGAGATCGAAGGGGGCTTCGTTCCGAACGACGCGCAGCTCGACAACGAGTCCGGCTTCATCGGCCTGATCACCGGCCCGAACATGGCCGGTAAGAGCACCTACATTCGCCAGGTGGCCCTCATCTCGCTGATGGCGCAGATGGGAAGTTTCGTTCCGGCTCGTGAAGCGCAGCTGGGGATCGTCGATCGGATCTTCGCCCGGGTTGGCGCCAGCGATGAGTTGTCGCGCGGGCAAAGTACCTTCATGGTCGAAATGACCGAGACGGCTCGCATCTTGAACACGGCGACCGATCGCAGCCTGGTGATCCTCGACGAAATCGGCCGCGGGACGAGCACCTACGACGGCGTTTCGCTCGCCTGGTCGATCGTCGAGTACCTGCACGATAAGATCGGCTGCCGCACGCTGTTTGCGACCCACTATCACGAGCTGACCGACCTAAAGAGTTCGCTCTCCGGCGTCATCAACTTGAACGTGGCGGTCAAAGAGTGGGACGACAAGGTGATCTTCCTGCATAAGATCGTCTCCGGCGCCGCCGACAAGAGCTACGGCATCTATGTCGCTCGTTTGGCCGGCGTTCCGCGCGAAGTGAACGAGCGGGCCAAGCAGATTTTGAATCAGCTAGAATCAGAGCATCTCGACGGCAGCGGCAACGCGAAGATCGCCGTCAAGAAGGATCGGCGCCCGAAAAGCGACCTGCAGCTGAGCCTGTTCGGTCCGCACGAGCATCCGCTGCTAGAGAAGCTGCGTGAGGTCGACGTCGACGACACGACCCCGCTGCAGGCGCTGCAGATGTTGCAGGCCTGGAAAAAAGAATTGAAAGAAGAGGGAGTTCACGGTGGCTAGTTTTGCAGAACGATTGGCGACGGCGGTCCGGCAAAAAGGGACTCCGACCTTGGTCGGAATCGATCCCCGCTTTGAGCAACTTCCTCCCTCGCTGCAAACTGACAGCTCGCTGGCCGGTCAGGCCGCGGCGTTCGAGAAGTTCTCGTGCGAGTTGATCGACGCGATCGCCGACCTGGTCGCCGTGATCAAGCCGCAAGCGGCGTTCTACGAACAGCTCGGCCCGCTCGGCATGGCGGCGCTGGCGAAGACGGTCAGCTATGCCCGCGAAAAAGGGCTGCTGGTGATCCTCGACTGCAAGCGGGGCGATATCGGCAGCACCGCCGAAGCGTACGCCAAGGCCTACCTCGGCGACGTCAGCGCCTGGGGCGCCGATTGCTTGACGGTCAGTCCTTACCTGGGTGACGACAGCCTGACGCCGTTCGTCGATCAATGCACCGCGACCGACTCCGGCATCTTCGTGCTCGTGAAGACTTCCAATCCGGGAAGCGGCACGCTGCAGGACCTGTCGATCGACGGCAAGACGATCTATCGACGGATGGCCGAGCACGTTGAGTCGCTCGCCGCGGCGACGAAAGCGCCGGGTCAGCAATATGGCGCCGTTGGGGCGGTTGTGGGAGCGACCTATCCGGAGCAGCTTTCGGAACTGCGGGAAGTGATGCCGTCGGCGTGGCTGTTGGTGCCGGGCTTCGGCAGCCAAGGGGGCGGGCCGAAGGATGTCGCCGCGGCGTTTGACGCCGATGGCCTCGGGGGGCTGATCAACAACTCGCGCGGGCTCAACTTCGCCTTCGCGAAAGAGCCGTACAAGTCGACCTACGGCGCCGCACGTTGGCAAGACGCCAGCGCGGCCGCGACGCGCGACATGATCGCAGCGTTGGCCGCCGAAACGACTGCCGGGCGATTGGCCTAAGGCTAGTCTTTGAATCGTATCGGATGGTGCGGTCCCGATTCTGTGGGGCCGCCCGTTGTGCT is a genomic window containing:
- the phoU gene encoding phosphate signaling complex protein PhoU; translated protein: MSRHLQRDLDSLHREILSLSGLVEEMIEKSIQSLFNRSFPLAEEVIAADELTDQKEVLIEEECLKMLALHQPVAVDLRRIATVMKVNNDLERIGDLTVNIAERAKCLVQYPNFEIPRRMERMVDITRKMVAGALDAFVGLDSQAAMNVRHLDDDVDTLNREIIYELQERMKASQAEIEPGLHCFSASRHIERIADHASNIAEDVIYLVEGEIVRHQPGLSS
- a CDS encoding response regulator, which gives rise to MARLKVLIVEDDRSLADVLAYNVRQAGYEVISAYDGQDGLTQAQIKTPDLVILDLMLPVIDGHEVCRRLRADASTKDMMILMLTAKSEESDQLIGFSLGADDYVTKPFSVKVLLERIKALVRRKRGADNSHDDVIASQGITIDRRRHRATASGRPLQLTRSEFRLLETLTRQPGRVFERSELIDAALGEDTVVMERTIDVHIRALRRKMADEAELIETVRGVGYRFRDPGAVTDTTDDADIDHAVQH
- the ndk gene encoding nucleoside-diphosphate kinase; this encodes MERSLILLKPDCVQRRLIGRIISRFEDKGLNIVGMKLMQITPDLAKQHYAEHVAKPFYPGLEAFITASPVVAMVLEGLEAIRVIRDILGATSGLKAAAGTIRGDFSSSRQMNLVHASDGPEAAAREIKLYFTDAELCDCTLSLTPWLRADDE
- a CDS encoding redoxin domain-containing protein — protein: MNTDRIAIAALLSLSLSWVSLHAAEPNPSKPLAENISLLDATGQIHPLATVSKKKQARVFVFVTGECPISRSYFPLLGRLDKKWNTPDSPVSLTAVWADVTDTPAEVRKFAQEFSVDLPILIDRDGELGKRFQTKFVPEAFVLDSEGQLVYRGRIDDMYREIGRKRPEATEHTLEDAVAAVVAGQPVKEAKTEAVGCFYESYAPLPGEAADVTYTRDVAPILFANCVQCHREGEVGPFSLVTYEDAAKRARQISRVCESRLMPPWKVAERHGEFEGQRTLTDKQIETLKAWVAADRAKGDPADMPELPKFPEGWYLGEPDLIVEMPIEFEVPADGPDLYQNFVIPLDVPEDKYVATVEFKPGAASVVHHSLLYLDKNGAARKLDAKTPEPGYGTFGGPGFLPTGSIGGWSPGKTPRKLPEGLGRLLGKGSDLVMQIHYHPSGKVEKDRSKVGIYFVDKPKQEAFALWTSSFLHDIPPGESDYKLKAVYTLTEDVTMLSIIPHMHLLGQTMNVVAELPDGTTRDLLHMPQWDFNWQDEYVYAEPFFLPKGTRIVSEATYDNSENNPSNPSSPPQRVTWGEETNDEMLYCFFLVTTEKKEVIEPMVVDRLTREGIDRAAARLRLKMAYPSGQLKLSK
- a CDS encoding alpha/beta hydrolase — its product is MLRKISVPALFALLVFLVAPLSAELPKIERDVVYGTVGDLKLLADVYSPAEESDEPRPVVLLIHGGGWRGGNKTAGAEVALGNALANRGFVAVSISYRLVKDAGNGKFVNQWPAAIDDCRQAVCWIRENAEKLNVDATKMGAAGDSAGGHLVSLLGTTDAAKEGETSTRVQAVVNIYGPGDLTKDWTKYEIKANVAVQGMIDNFLGKGNEENQKAASPTLHVDDESASFLILQGGEDQLVPPEQTKALHDALTKAGSFSEFVLYEKDGHGFGPNTALRALAKSIEFFERELKAVPATN
- the mutS gene encoding DNA mismatch repair protein MutS, which produces MNVTPMMQQYLEAKGVCGDAILFFRMGDFYELFNDDAKTAARVLGMTLTSRDKGENATPMAGFPHHQLDNYLGKLINLGYRVAICDQVENPKEAKGIVRREITRIVTPGTLTDDALLEPRESNYLAAVALPGKKETAAEVGVAWVEMSTGRFFAGVFPTGRLGDQLARIAPSECLVPEESNVVPSHLHEAILLTYRPAWAFGKDGAREVLKRQFETTTLEGFGFGDEDQLAVCAAGAVLEYLEETQRTSLHHIERLTPYRANSTLEIDEATRRSLELTRTMRDGRRDGSLLGAIDRCVTVMGGRLLGDWLSNPLTDLEEIQRRLDGVEELVQEPALARDLRESLKDVYDLERLLARVMTGRASPRDLGYICRTLERLPHIKAKITSRRSSMLRVLEERLDLCPEIRAQLSAALDESLPISPRDGGVIRNGFHSDLDHLRGLAAGGKQWIAEYQKKEIERSGIANLKVGFNKVFGYYLEVTNVNRERIPVDYIRKQTLKNAERYVTPELKEYEEKVLSADEKAKDLEYDLFVQLRDAVQADAKRIQQTADVLANLDCLLSLAELARERNYCRPQVGESSVLRILDGRHPVLDLKEIEGGFVPNDAQLDNESGFIGLITGPNMAGKSTYIRQVALISLMAQMGSFVPAREAQLGIVDRIFARVGASDELSRGQSTFMVEMTETARILNTATDRSLVILDEIGRGTSTYDGVSLAWSIVEYLHDKIGCRTLFATHYHELTDLKSSLSGVINLNVAVKEWDDKVIFLHKIVSGAADKSYGIYVARLAGVPREVNERAKQILNQLESEHLDGSGNAKIAVKKDRRPKSDLQLSLFGPHEHPLLEKLREVDVDDTTPLQALQMLQAWKKELKEEGVHGG
- the pyrF gene encoding orotidine-5'-phosphate decarboxylase, translating into MASFAERLATAVRQKGTPTLVGIDPRFEQLPPSLQTDSSLAGQAAAFEKFSCELIDAIADLVAVIKPQAAFYEQLGPLGMAALAKTVSYAREKGLLVILDCKRGDIGSTAEAYAKAYLGDVSAWGADCLTVSPYLGDDSLTPFVDQCTATDSGIFVLVKTSNPGSGTLQDLSIDGKTIYRRMAEHVESLAAATKAPGQQYGAVGAVVGATYPEQLSELREVMPSAWLLVPGFGSQGGGPKDVAAAFDADGLGGLINNSRGLNFAFAKEPYKSTYGAARWQDASAAATRDMIAALAAETTAGRLA